A region from the Palaemon carinicauda isolate YSFRI2023 chromosome 16, ASM3689809v2, whole genome shotgun sequence genome encodes:
- the LOC137655484 gene encoding uncharacterized protein — MVLRYPPTVTRASYINFLIDVAHQRLVNADSYLSTPLQPAPFNLALHISLPTDAYSHLFTTYPKVFRPELRQTPTALAKHGIYHHIKTTAPPVFAKLRCLAPDQLAAAKQTFAEKEEMSVCLKASILVITLTYRPEERWFPPSMRDCRRLNMQTEPDEYPLTNITDVTSYLHKMKGFSTLDLLKGNTSVTCASCSTAQQNGLFVRHDKYNFGANEMSFLGHRITPEGVHPLSEKVAPI; from the exons atggttctgcgatacccacccacggttacaaGAGCCTCATATATAAATTTTCTGAtagatgtcgcccaccaacgactggtcaacgcagactcgtacttgtcgacacctcttcaacccgcccccttcaacctcgctctccacattagcttacccacggatgcctactcccacctcttCACGAcatacccgaaagttttccgtccagaacttcgccaaacacctacAGCTCTTgcgaaacatggtatttatcaccatatcaagacgacggcacccccagtctttgccaaattgagatgtctggcaccggatcaactggcagccgccaaacagacgttcgccgaaaaggAAGAAATGAGCGTTTGCCTAAAGGCCTCCATCTTGGTCATCACCCTaacatatcgtcctgaagaaagatggttccctccgtccatgcgggattgcaggcgcctgaatatgcaaacagaaccagatgaATACCCCCTCACAAACatcaccgatgtgacctcctacctgcacaaaatgaagggtttctccacgcttgacctcctgaaggg GAATACTtctgtcacctgtgcatcgtgctcgaccgcacaACAAAATGGCCTTTTTGTCCGGCATGACAAATAtaactttggcgccaacgaaatgtcattcttagggcaccgcatcactcctgaaggagtccatcccctgtCTGAGAAGGTAGCACCCATTTAg